Proteins encoded by one window of Drosophila melanogaster chromosome X:
- the Tat gene encoding tyrosine aminotransferase, isoform B produces the protein MPSSFANESQFRYQSSRNRASCTSRSPSEPESPAPVTPNCDVVDQALAELQLQSQDIRKQQDLVDTTATSSSSRKRSGWEIKGSKLSLNTHNRIRNIVESLKIKPNPEKPMIPLSIGDPTTFGNLKAADETMKAVLHSLESGKYNGYASTQGHEIARKAVAKYSAHQRPDGEIDANEVVLCSGCSSALEYCILALADRGQNVLVPRPGFCLYYTLAQGLDIEVRYYDLLPDQQWRADLVQLESLIDENTAALLINNPSNPCGSVFDEKHLRELIAICERHYLPIIADEIYEHFVFPGSKHLAVSSLTTEVPVLSCGGLTKRFLVPGWRMGWIIVHDRKNRLRDAIVGLKNMCGRILGSNTIIQGALPDILTKTPQSYFDGVIDVLHSNAMLAYKMLKQVRGLDPVMPNGAMYMMIGVSIERFPEFKDDTHFVQEMVNEQSVFCLPGSCFEYPGYVRIVLTVPGAMIEEACSRIAEFCDRHYKKESRNFIEHGLLDCDDVAF, from the exons ATGCCCAGCAGTTTTGCCAACGAGAGTCAGTTCCGATACCAGAGCAGCCGCAATCGTGCCAGCTGCACAAGCCGGAGTCCCAGCGAGCCGGAATCCCCGGCGCCGGTGACGCCCAATTGCGATGTAGTCGATCAGGCGCTGGCCGAGCTGCAGCTCCAATCGCAGGACATACGCAAGCAACAGGACCTGGTGGACACCACAGccacgagcagcagcagccgaaaGCGTTCCGGATGGGAGATAAAGGGCTCCAAGCTATCCCTTAACACGCACAATCGCATTCGGAACATTGTCGAGTCGCTAAAGATCAAACCGAATCCGGAGAAGCCCATGATACCGCTGTCCATTG GTGATCCCACAACCTTTGGCAATCTAAAAGCCGCCGATGAGACAATGAAGGCGGTGCTGCATTCCCTGGAGAGCGGCAAGTACAATGGGTATGCCAGCACCCAGGGTCACGAGATAGCCCGCAAAGCGGTGGCCAAATACAGTGCCCACCAGCGTCCCGACGGAGAGATCGATGCCAACGAGGTGGTGCTGTGCAgcggctgctcctccgcctTGGAGTACTGCATCCTGGCGCTGGCGGATCGTGGTCAGAATGTTCTGGTGCCGCGACCGGGTTTCTGTTTGTACTATACGCTGGCCCAGGGCTTGGATATCGAGGTGCGCTACTACGATCTTCTGCCCGATCAGCAGTGGCGCGCCGATCTCGTTCAGCTAGAGAGCCTGATCGATGAGAACACCGCCGCCCTTTTGATCAACAATCCGAGCAATCCCTGTGGCAGCGTCTTCGATGAGAAGCATCTGCGCGAGTTGATAGCCATCTGCGAACGCCACTATCTGCCCATCATTGCCGATGAG ATCTATGAGCACTTTGTGTTCCCCGGCTCCAAGCACTTGGCCGTGAGCAGCCTGACCACGGAGGTTCCAGTTCTCTCCTGTGGCGGGTTGACCAAACGCTTCCTGGTTCCCGGTTGGCGAATGGGTTGGATCATAGTGCACGATCGCAAGAATCGTTTGCGCGATGCCATTGTCGGTCTAAAGAACATGTGTGGTCGCATTCTGGGCTCCAATACCATCATTCAGGGTGCCCTGCCCGATATCCTGACCAAGACACCGCAGTCTTATTTTGACGGCGTGATTGATGTGCTCCAC TCGAATGCCATGCTGGCCTACAAGATGCTGAAACAGGTGCGTGGCCTCGATCCCGTAATGCCCAATGGAGCCATGTACATGATGATAGGCGTGAGCATCGAACGCTTCCCGGAATTCAAGGACGACACCCACTTTGTCCAGGAGATGGTGAATGAGCAGAGTGTCTTCTGTCTGCCGGGCAGCTGCTTTGAGTACCCGGGATACGTGCGGATCGTACTTACTGTGCCCGGGGCAATGATCGAGGAGGCGTGCTCCAGGATTGCCGAGTTCTGCGATCGCCACTACAAAAAGGAGTCGCGCAATTTCATTGAGCACGGACTGCTCGACTGCGATGATGTGGCCTTTTGA
- the CG13404 gene encoding uncharacterized protein has translation MGATASCKKTSGSGYPEHDDPSYRKCQELKMERWIQMHYQIKQREQALAIAHHRELFYWLSGFYLSAVYGCASYYQRVRRVSALAPLLPLTFVVGYYTDWAYGSKMHRIQAEANMIMEHEQELLHWPGGLPTVAGIDEARVETEMEKKMHPHHM, from the exons ATGGGTGCCACGGCCTCGTGCAAGAAAACCTCCGGCAGTGGCTATCCGGAGCACGATGATCCCAGCTATCGCAAGTGCCAGGAGCTCAAG ATGGAGCGCTGGATCCAGATGCACTACCAGATCAAGCAGCGGGAACAGGCACTGGCCATTGCCCACCATCGGGAGCTCTTCTACTGGCTGAGCGGATTCTACCTGAGTGCTGTGTacggctgcgccagttactACCAGAGGGTCAGGAGGGTATCCGCGCTGGCTCCGCTCCTGCCGCTCACCTTCGTCGTGGGTTACTATACGGACTGGGCGTACGGCAGCAAGATGCATCGCATTCAAG CGGAGGCGAACATGATTATGGAACACGAGCAGGAGCTGCTCCACTGGCCAGGTGGTCTGCCCACTGTTGCCGGAATCGATGAGGCCCGCGTGGAGACCGAAATGGAGAAGAAAATGCATCCGCACCACATGTAG
- the CG46317 gene encoding uncharacterized protein — protein sequence MLVWNDKQDTNFSFI from the coding sequence ATGCTCGTCTGGAACGATAAACAGGATACaaatttttcattcatttga